The following coding sequences are from one Mytilus trossulus isolate FHL-02 chromosome 8, PNRI_Mtr1.1.1.hap1, whole genome shotgun sequence window:
- the LOC134728148 gene encoding uncharacterized protein LOC134728148 encodes MDTNHRNRTDDNRHHMYSKRKITYWEKYGVKRFPYRGKRTYTPLVHQSEDGGIVISNDVFGLTIRQFEQMYKDCLNRRKTHESWIMNLRYPDKASNEYLEYLNNCTDCNKEHLSWFENGSPENHLVKHLIRTVGTEIDIRNRQLLFILHDKIHNANHFNITQISSGSLAEGLNLPGSDVDIMFVDDVVNVTRIERNIKHPVQRTEFVMETDTDHPGFTRLRFVAGGKQMNNFLSNECIVNTQAGVYLSTTKFVNRMKQAHPNSYPLHGPCISDTNLTLDMAFCLRSKYLPSNAMPWILRYRRQWPSNVIIDRIINYGCLIVPIGPRIMPNCSLLWRISFSVAEKQLVHSFNFSQFLCYCLLKLTLKRIINTNHEVKDLLCSYFMKSALFWVSEEVDIDTFQLPKLFICFFLCLNKLIYWVNDCYCPNYFIPEHNMFLGKINRYNNTSLLCVLNSIKYRGISGLMHNLFPSITCNIRSCPPFIKTSEQHEQSILMLDFLFYRISQPVLNANLGKPSMANITIIHKVLTFIKHLLNSESSTFNIDVCKYHHATVSQYAAQRLPSAQTIKENYNILTIYHRHLQAGITRDAVTGWLLYASFYYVKEQYNVTLRLTEYVLSKCSSHMVMLQQPNYSEADIYNYRHNAHYSMSLNAKMKTAVVDEVRYLRHSSLIPKELELEVEDKVFKVPPILMSHCLRFLCYHHIGDTLSRQHALRHLDIPRYLSDYVLSNSLTLLGVCFEISGDKDAAFYYYDKALQCDDGICSTAEKRKSRLLNI; translated from the exons ATGGACACAAATCACAGAAACCGGACAGATGACAACAGACACCATATGTATagcaaaagaaaaattacataCTGGGAGAAATATGGAGTTAAACGTTTTCCCTACCGTGGAAAGCGCACATACACGCCATTGGTTCACCAGTCTGAGGATGGAGGAATCGTTATCTCAAATGATGTTTTCGGATTGACAATCAGACAGTTTGAACAAATGTATAAAGATTGTTTAAATAGAAGAAAAACACACGAAAGCTGGATAATGAATCTAAGATATCCTGACAAAGCTTCAAATGAATATCTGGAATACTTAAATAATTGTACTGACTgcaataaag AGCATTTGTCTTGGTTTGAAAATGGTTCTCCAGAAAACCACTTGGTTAAACACCTGATCAGAACAGTAGGTACTGAAATAGACATACGTAATCGACAACTTCTTTTTATCTTACatgataaaatacacaatgcaAATCACTTTAATATAACACAAATATCCAGTGGGAGTTTAGCAGAAGGACTGAATTTACCAGGAAGTGACGTAGATATAATGTTTGTCGATGATGTTGTGAATGTAACACGAATTGAAAGGAATATCAAACATCCGGTACAACGTACTGAATTTGTCATGGAAACAGATACTGATCATCCTGGATTTACTAGACTCAGATTTGTTGCAGGAGGTAAACAGATGAATAATTTTTTATCGAATGAATGTATTGTCAATACACAAGCAGGTGTATACTTATCAACGACTAAGTTTGTGAATCGTATGAAGCAGGCACATCCGAATAGTTACCCACTTCACGGTCCCTGCATATCAGATACAAATCTAACTTTGGATATGGCATTCTGCCTAAGAAGTAAATATTTACCATCCAATGCTATGCCATGGATATTGCGTTATCGACGGCAATGGCCCTCTAATGTCATTATTGACAGGATAATAAATTACGGCTGTTTGATAGTACCTATCGGACCAAGGATTATGCCAAATTGTAGTTTATTGTGGAGAATATCCTTCTCAGTGGCGGAAAAACAACTTGTACATTCGTTTAATTTCAGccaatttttgtgttattgccTTCTTAAATTAACACTAAAGCGTATCATAAACACAAACCACGAGGTCAAAGATTTGTTGTGTTCTTACTTTATGAAGTCGGCTTTATTCTGGGTCTCAGAGGAAGTAGATATtgacacatttcaattacctaaattgtttatttgtttttttctctgcCTAAATAAGCTGATATATTGGGTAAACGATTGTTACTGTCCGAACTATTTTATACCTGAACACAACATGTTCTTAGGAAAGATCAATCGCTATAACAATACATCACTACTTTGTGTACTGAATAGTATAAAGTATAGGGGAATCAGTGGATTGATGCATAATTTATTTCCATCTATAACATGTAATATTAGAAGTTGTCCGCCATTTATTAAAACAAGTGAACAACATGAACAATCAATACTAATGTTAGACTTTCTGTTTTACAGAATATCTCAACCGGTGTTAAATGCAAATTTGGGAAAGCCGTCAATGGCAAATATTACGATAATTCATAAAGTACTAacatttattaaacatttactTAACTCTGAATCTTCTACATTTAATATTGATGTGTGTAAGTACCATCATGCTACCGTTAGTCAGTACGCAGCACAACGATTACCATCAGCGCaaacaattaaagaaaactATAACATACTCACAATTTATCATAGACATTTACAAGCTGGAATAACAAGGGATGCTGTGACAGGTTGGTTGTTATATGCGTCGTTTTATTATGTAAAAGAACAGTACAATGTTACACTCAGACTTACGGAATATGTGCTTTCAAAATGTTCATCTCATATGGTGATGTTACAGCAACCCAACTACAGTGAAGcagatatatataattacagACATAATGCGCATTATTCTATGTCATTGAATGCAAAGATGAAGACAGCTGTTGTAGATGAAGTCAGGTACTTACGACATTCATCATTGATACCAAAAGAACTAGAACTGGAGGTAGAAGACAAGGTCTTCAAAGTGCCACCTATTTTAATGTCTCACTGTCTACGATTTCTATGTTATCATCATATTGGTGATACTCTGAGCAGACAACATGCATTACGTCATTTAGATATACCACGCTATTTGTCAGATTATGTACTTTCGAATTCTTTAACATTACTTGGAGTATGTTTTGAGATATCCGGTGATAAGGACGCagctttttattattatgataaagCTTTGCAATGCGATGATGGTATATGCAGTACagcagaaaaaagaaaatcaagacttttaaatatctaa